From a single Shewanella denitrificans OS217 genomic region:
- the gabD gene encoding NADP-dependent succinate-semialdehyde dehydrogenase, with amino-acid sequence MQLSSIQELSDPSLFRQQAYINGAWCDALSGETSLILNPATQLPLARVPHMGAKETQSAIDAAAGALPAWRALTAKERSSKLRRWFELIIENTDDLALIMTHEQGKPLSEAKGEVAYGAAFIEWFAEEAKRVYGDTIPGHQADKRITVIRQGVGVTAAITPWNFPLAMITRKAAPALAAGCTMVVKPAQQTPFCALALAELAHRAGIPKGVFNVVPGDAIAIGNVLCESPIVRKLSFTGSTPVGITLMQQCAPTLKKLSLELGGNAPFIVFDDADLDAAVEGAMIAKYRNAGQTCVCANRIYVQAGIYDAFATKLVAAVNKLNLGNGLKDGVTTGPLINAAAVAKVTEHINDALDKGAKVLVGGKRHGLGGNFFEPTVLSQVNASMRVAKEETFGPLAPLFKFDDVDDVIAQANDTEFGLAAYFYCRDISLVYKVAEALEYGMVGVNTGLISTEVAPFGGIKSSGLGREGSKYGIEEYLEMKYICMSV; translated from the coding sequence GTGCAGCTATCCAGCATTCAAGAATTATCAGATCCTAGTTTGTTTCGTCAGCAAGCGTATATCAATGGGGCTTGGTGTGATGCCCTTAGCGGCGAGACTAGCCTTATTCTCAACCCTGCAACCCAGTTGCCTCTGGCTCGTGTGCCGCATATGGGGGCAAAGGAAACTCAGTCTGCTATTGATGCGGCTGCAGGAGCTTTGCCCGCGTGGCGAGCGCTGACGGCAAAAGAGCGCAGTAGCAAGCTTAGGCGTTGGTTTGAATTGATTATTGAGAACACAGACGATCTTGCCCTTATCATGACCCATGAGCAGGGTAAGCCACTGTCTGAAGCCAAGGGCGAAGTGGCCTATGGTGCCGCTTTTATCGAATGGTTTGCCGAGGAGGCCAAGCGAGTCTATGGCGATACCATTCCAGGCCATCAAGCAGATAAACGCATCACTGTCATACGCCAAGGTGTGGGGGTGACGGCGGCCATTACCCCATGGAACTTCCCCTTAGCTATGATCACCCGTAAAGCCGCACCAGCGCTGGCGGCAGGTTGCACCATGGTGGTAAAACCTGCACAGCAGACGCCTTTTTGTGCATTGGCGCTTGCAGAGCTTGCCCACAGAGCGGGGATCCCCAAAGGGGTATTCAATGTGGTGCCGGGGGATGCTATCGCCATAGGTAATGTGCTGTGCGAGAGCCCCATAGTGCGCAAATTATCCTTTACCGGCTCGACGCCAGTGGGCATCACCTTGATGCAACAGTGTGCGCCGACCCTTAAAAAACTCTCCTTGGAGCTTGGCGGTAACGCGCCCTTTATCGTGTTTGATGATGCGGACCTTGATGCAGCGGTAGAAGGCGCCATGATAGCCAAATACCGTAATGCGGGGCAGACTTGTGTGTGTGCTAATCGCATCTATGTGCAGGCAGGGATTTATGATGCCTTCGCCACTAAGCTGGTTGCCGCGGTGAATAAGCTCAATTTAGGTAATGGGCTCAAAGACGGGGTGACCACAGGGCCACTGATTAATGCCGCGGCCGTGGCTAAGGTGACTGAACATATCAATGATGCCCTAGATAAAGGCGCTAAGGTGTTAGTGGGCGGCAAGCGCCATGGGTTAGGCGGTAACTTCTTTGAGCCGACCGTGCTTAGCCAAGTGAACGCCAGTATGCGGGTCGCCAAGGAAGAAACCTTCGGCCCACTGGCGCCCTTGTTTAAATTCGATGATGTGGATGATGTGATAGCTCAGGCCAATGACACAGAATTTGGTTTGGCGGCGTATTTCTATTGCCGCGATATCTCCTTAGTTTATAAGGTGGCTGAAGCCCTAGAGTACGGCATGGTGGGGGTGAATACTGGGCTTATCTCCACAGAAGTGGCCCCCTTTGGCGGGATTAAATCATCGGGCCTTGGCCGTGAAGGCTCAAAATATGGCATCGAAGAATACTTAGAAATGAAATACATCTGTATGTCGGTATAG
- the gabT gene encoding 4-aminobutyrate--2-oxoglutarate transaminase — protein MSTTNEALMARRLAAVAPGVGHVHPIFTQRAENATVWDVEGREYIDFAGGIAVLNTGHLHPKVKAAVQAQLEDFSHTCFMVLGYESYIQVCEKLNQLVPGDFPKKSALFTSGSEAVENAIKVARAHTKRAGVIAFTSAYHGRTMATLALTGKVAPYSKGMGLMSANVYRALFPCELHGVFEDDAMASIEQIFKNDAEPSDIAAIILEPVQGEGGFYAATPAFMKRLRDLCDREGIMLIADEVQTGAGRTGTFFAMEQMGVAADITTFAKSIAGGFPLSGITGRASVMDAIAAGGLGGTYGGSPIACAAALAVIEVFEQENLLERANRMGEHIKARLAVMQAKYKQIAEVRGLGAMIAIELMEDGKPAPEYCPKILTEARNLGLILLSCGTYGNVLRVLVPLTAPDEQLDAGLDIMATCFDKVFKP, from the coding sequence ATGAGTACAACAAATGAAGCTTTGATGGCCCGCCGCCTTGCGGCTGTGGCGCCGGGAGTCGGCCATGTTCATCCCATTTTCACCCAAAGGGCAGAAAACGCCACAGTATGGGATGTGGAAGGGCGCGAGTATATCGACTTTGCAGGCGGGATTGCCGTGCTCAATACTGGTCACCTTCACCCTAAGGTCAAGGCGGCGGTGCAAGCTCAGCTTGAGGACTTCTCCCATACCTGCTTTATGGTGCTAGGTTATGAGAGTTATATCCAAGTGTGCGAAAAGCTGAATCAACTGGTGCCAGGGGATTTCCCTAAGAAAAGCGCCCTGTTTACCAGTGGCTCTGAAGCGGTAGAAAATGCCATCAAGGTGGCCAGGGCTCATACTAAGCGCGCGGGCGTAATTGCCTTTACCTCGGCTTATCATGGCAGGACTATGGCAACGCTGGCATTGACTGGCAAAGTGGCGCCCTACAGCAAGGGCATGGGGCTGATGTCGGCTAACGTGTATCGGGCGCTTTTCCCTTGTGAGCTTCATGGGGTGTTTGAAGACGATGCCATGGCATCCATCGAGCAAATTTTTAAAAATGATGCTGAGCCCAGCGATATTGCGGCGATCATTTTAGAACCTGTGCAAGGGGAAGGTGGCTTCTATGCCGCGACGCCAGCCTTCATGAAGCGCCTTCGGGATTTATGCGATCGAGAAGGCATCATGCTTATTGCCGATGAAGTGCAGACGGGGGCTGGTCGCACCGGCACTTTCTTCGCCATGGAACAAATGGGGGTGGCGGCGGATATCACTACCTTCGCCAAATCCATTGCCGGCGGTTTTCCGCTTTCAGGGATCACAGGACGAGCAAGTGTCATGGATGCCATCGCAGCTGGAGGCCTAGGCGGCACCTATGGCGGTAGCCCTATTGCTTGCGCCGCAGCACTGGCCGTCATTGAGGTGTTTGAGCAAGAGAACTTACTCGAGCGGGCTAACAGAATGGGCGAGCATATCAAAGCGCGACTGGCGGTGATGCAGGCTAAGTATAAGCAAATTGCCGAGGTACGAGGCCTTGGTGCCATGATTGCCATCGAGCTGATGGAAGACGGTAAACCTGCCCCTGAATATTGCCCGAAAATATTAACCGAGGCGAGAAATCTTGGTTTGATCTTATTGTCCTGCGGCACCTATGGCAACGTGCTTAGAGTTCTCGTACCGCTAACTGCGCCCGATGAGCAGCTCGATGCAGGGCTAGATATTATGGCAACTTGCTTCGATAAAGTTTTTAAACCTTAA
- a CDS encoding methyl-accepting chemotaxis protein: MKSLSISSKLLWITSGLFLVTVAVLSLSLLWALTDKNTQLSQQVQQALHSEIKSKLDARAGEYGQQVAAFINEAYRIPFSFSGMLERTSKEDPLERSRLEMSVAAMLDKNTQISSMYAQFEPNGYDGQDAEYFAGASHSVPNSGTLEVYYARNDKGQAEHIQVEESQEKYNATLNEFGLREAEWYLCVKDSKKPCLMEPYLYEITPGNNALMTSLTVPVVVDGVFKGMSGVDVNLPVFQTLIEKLSNSLYQGKAKVTLLSHLGLVVAASHYDKKARPLSESIPKAKAELLINLSRQQGFVDMGEDIAVAYPISIPLANTSWSLVIEVPKAQAFEAVFAMDKAMSDSAASLGTLLLMVGIAASVFAVITIRVVISSIISPLKKIQQRVESLSSAEGDLTQTIEVDSHAELIALAKGFSAFITKLRLLIGDLKVLADSSQDESRTSAKIANLTRDSVNRQYGEIDSVVTAVNQLSATAQEVAKASEQTALETEAMSKNVKSSEQSLAQAMAFVEAMSKDSLLAKQAVSQVSESSNNISRILEVISAIAEQTNLLALNAAIEAARAGEQGRGFAVVADEVRSLASKTQSSTNDISALISSLQKEVLSATSVIDKGVAGAQQAVEQTDKALTYLNSIVVQISEVSGQVTHIAAAAEEQSAVTEEVSRNITGISDSAAELSRLADEAQQSSQSLAKLVARQHEQLGRLKT; this comes from the coding sequence ATGAAAAGCTTGTCTATTAGCTCTAAATTATTGTGGATCACATCGGGTCTGTTTTTGGTGACTGTCGCCGTGTTGTCACTGAGCTTATTGTGGGCATTAACGGATAAAAATACCCAGTTATCACAGCAAGTCCAGCAAGCGCTTCACAGTGAAATAAAAAGTAAACTCGATGCCAGAGCTGGGGAATACGGTCAACAAGTCGCGGCATTTATCAATGAAGCCTACCGGATCCCTTTCTCTTTTTCTGGCATGTTAGAGCGTACTTCCAAAGAGGATCCCTTAGAGCGTTCTCGATTAGAAATGTCTGTCGCGGCCATGTTAGATAAAAATACCCAAATTTCATCCATGTATGCGCAGTTTGAGCCTAATGGATATGATGGCCAAGATGCAGAATACTTTGCTGGCGCTAGCCACAGTGTACCGAATTCTGGCACCCTTGAAGTGTATTATGCCCGTAACGATAAAGGCCAAGCAGAGCACATTCAAGTTGAGGAGTCACAAGAAAAATACAATGCGACACTCAATGAGTTTGGTTTGCGTGAAGCTGAGTGGTATCTGTGCGTAAAAGACAGCAAAAAGCCCTGCTTAATGGAACCCTACCTGTATGAGATCACCCCAGGCAACAATGCCTTAATGACTTCTTTAACCGTGCCTGTTGTGGTCGATGGCGTGTTTAAAGGCATGTCAGGGGTTGATGTGAATTTGCCCGTATTTCAAACCTTGATTGAAAAATTGTCCAACAGTTTATACCAAGGTAAGGCCAAAGTGACCTTATTAAGCCATTTAGGGTTGGTGGTGGCAGCCAGTCATTATGATAAGAAAGCGCGACCTTTGAGCGAATCTATTCCCAAAGCAAAAGCGGAGTTATTGATTAATTTAAGCCGTCAACAAGGTTTTGTTGATATGGGAGAGGATATTGCTGTGGCTTATCCTATATCCATTCCTTTAGCGAATACCAGTTGGTCTCTAGTAATAGAAGTACCCAAAGCCCAAGCATTTGAAGCTGTGTTTGCCATGGATAAAGCCATGTCGGATTCGGCCGCCTCTTTAGGCACGTTATTATTGATGGTTGGAATAGCGGCCTCTGTGTTTGCTGTGATAACGATTAGAGTGGTTATTTCTAGCATCATATCGCCGTTGAAGAAAATTCAGCAAAGAGTGGAGAGTCTCAGCAGCGCCGAAGGGGATCTCACCCAGACCATAGAGGTCGATTCACACGCAGAATTAATTGCATTAGCCAAGGGTTTTAGTGCCTTTATTACTAAGCTGCGGCTATTGATCGGCGATTTAAAAGTCTTGGCTGACAGCTCCCAAGATGAAAGCCGCACCTCGGCTAAGATTGCCAACTTAACCCGTGACAGCGTGAATCGCCAATACGGTGAAATTGACAGTGTCGTGACAGCAGTGAATCAACTCAGTGCCACGGCGCAGGAGGTAGCCAAAGCCTCCGAGCAGACGGCGCTGGAAACCGAGGCCATGTCTAAAAATGTTAAGTCCAGCGAGCAGAGCCTAGCACAGGCGATGGCCTTTGTTGAGGCCATGTCAAAAGACTCTTTGCTAGCGAAGCAGGCAGTCAGTCAAGTATCTGAAAGTAGCAACAATATTAGCCGTATTTTGGAGGTGATTAGCGCGATTGCAGAGCAAACAAACCTGTTAGCATTGAATGCGGCTATTGAAGCTGCCAGGGCGGGTGAACAGGGACGAGGCTTTGCTGTTGTCGCCGATGAGGTGCGCTCATTGGCCTCAAAAACCCAAAGCTCGACCAATGACATCAGCGCCTTGATTAGTTCGCTGCAAAAAGAAGTACTGAGTGCCACCAGCGTCATAGATAAAGGCGTCGCTGGCGCCCAGCAAGCGGTGGAGCAAACCGACAAAGCCTTAACTTACCTTAACAGCATAGTAGTGCAGATTAGTGAAGTGTCAGGTCAAGTGACTCACATTGCCGCCGCCGCGGAAGAGCAGAGCGCTGTGACTGAAGAAGTGAGCCGTAATATCACCGGCATTTCAGACTCGGCAGCCGAGCTTTCACGCCTCGCCGATGAAGCGCAGCAGAGCAGTCAAAGCTTAGCCAAACTGGTTGCCCGCCAACACGAGCAGTTAGGGCGCTTAAAAACCTAG
- a CDS encoding avidin/streptavidin family protein, with amino-acid sequence MNTSLLSPLMQLLNKVKVTISSFHHLKVGAFLLCLCGMSGTLMAQELTAMSAWVNQDGSTLYINSINAQGELTGSYINRAAGFACQNSPYPVNGWVFGTAISFSTKWLNSVESCNSITSWSGFYINTGGQGKISTLWQLVVNGSSSPSQILKGQDVFSQTSAIENKSLSLKP; translated from the coding sequence ATGAACACTTCTCTATTATCTCCCCTAATGCAATTACTCAATAAAGTGAAAGTCACAATATCATCGTTTCATCATCTCAAGGTGGGGGCTTTTCTACTCTGCCTTTGTGGGATGAGTGGCACCTTGATGGCCCAAGAGTTGACGGCAATGTCTGCCTGGGTCAATCAAGATGGCTCAACCCTCTATATCAATAGCATTAACGCCCAAGGTGAGCTGACTGGCAGCTACATCAACAGGGCCGCTGGCTTTGCCTGTCAAAATAGCCCCTATCCCGTCAATGGTTGGGTGTTTGGCACGGCCATCAGCTTTAGCACTAAATGGCTTAACTCGGTAGAGTCGTGCAATTCAATCACTTCTTGGAGTGGTTTCTATATCAATACTGGCGGTCAGGGAAAAATTAGCACTTTGTGGCAATTGGTGGTGAATGGCTCAAGCAGCCCGTCGCAGATCCTTAAAGGTCAGGACGTATTTTCGCAAACCAGCGCCATCGAAAATAAATCCCTGTCACTTAAACCTTAA
- a CDS encoding cupin domain-containing protein, whose protein sequence is MPGQYPDKIKSLPLYDGRFDAYKLAAQGADVLFASYPAGTQIPPHQHDTDNYGVITRGELILTLKGEQTRIGVGQWYHVPAFAEHSAEFEVETDEIELWFKAVV, encoded by the coding sequence ATGCCGGGTCAGTATCCAGATAAAATAAAGAGTTTGCCACTTTATGATGGCCGCTTCGATGCCTACAAATTAGCGGCGCAAGGTGCCGATGTGTTGTTTGCCTCCTACCCCGCAGGAACCCAAATCCCACCCCATCAGCATGATACCGATAACTATGGCGTGATTACCCGCGGCGAGTTAATACTGACCTTAAAGGGTGAGCAAACCCGCATTGGCGTGGGCCAGTGGTATCACGTGCCCGCTTTTGCAGAGCATAGCGCCGAGTTTGAGGTAGAAACCGATGAAATCGAGCTGTGGTTTAAGGCTGTGGTTTAA
- a CDS encoding EAL domain-containing protein yields the protein MDTIPIIYDRFSCNNCADKGKLDFDFTMAFQPIINCKTRSIFGYEALARGLNNESAFSVISQVNDDNRYLFDQLCRVKAIALAAKLKLDTILSINFLPNAIYKPERCIRTTLEAAKLYNFPTNKIMFEFTESENMGDANTVKRILEYYKDTGFITAIDDFGSGYAGLGLLVDFQPKIIKFDMKLIRNIDQDKVRQAIVHNCLNLFRQLNVTPLAEGVETIEEMVWLRDEGIELMQGYLFAKPGFQCLPQVNFNELP from the coding sequence ATGGACACTATACCGATAATTTACGACCGATTTTCTTGCAACAATTGTGCTGATAAAGGCAAGCTTGATTTCGATTTTACCATGGCCTTTCAACCCATCATTAACTGTAAAACCCGCAGCATATTTGGCTATGAGGCATTGGCGCGAGGCTTAAATAACGAGTCTGCATTCTCTGTGATATCTCAAGTCAATGATGACAACCGCTATCTATTTGATCAGCTGTGCCGAGTGAAAGCCATTGCCCTAGCCGCTAAGCTTAAGCTCGATACTATCCTGAGCATAAACTTTCTTCCCAACGCCATCTACAAACCTGAACGCTGCATTAGAACCACCTTAGAAGCCGCCAAACTGTATAATTTCCCCACCAATAAAATCATGTTTGAGTTTACGGAGAGCGAGAACATGGGTGATGCCAATACTGTTAAACGTATCCTCGAGTACTACAAGGATACAGGCTTTATCACCGCCATTGACGATTTTGGCTCTGGCTATGCTGGCTTGGGATTACTGGTAGATTTTCAGCCCAAGATAATCAAATTTGATATGAAGCTTATTCGTAATATTGACCAAGACAAAGTTCGCCAGGCTATCGTTCACAATTGTCTGAATTTATTTCGACAACTCAATGTAACTCCGTTAGCTGAAGGAGTAGAAACAATTGAAGAAATGGTGTGGCTACGAGATGAAGGTATAGAGTTAATGCAGGGTTACTTGTTCGCCAAACCCGGTTTTCAATGCCTACCTCAAGTCAATTTTAATGAATTACCTTAA
- a CDS encoding immunity 49 family protein produces the protein MEHVKVHYKKINPGTDYLQRQAHQLNVNDERFAVDICEPIYQQLFFRQKNAYWMFAEAIKLHGLTADQSYFSRGLDYIDLAVHTAETLMQGMLNRSGEPIVVTHQSQQLSLPYWQLNKRIGWLDWSNYLCQAISRRAHSSVDLLMKFTPQMAAEYTSEPREYTAFYVRYLQGMLDPAADHDALQQEFTEVHAREFHLRFRAALAPFYCLAKEDEAGFEAAILHGSKIHRAYVKKVSNKMDMDPLGFYPPQLIAAASLAYDRHGWRLQHKNDYLPEWWIYNTFTAPELAEKG, from the coding sequence ATGGAACATGTGAAAGTACATTATAAAAAGATCAATCCGGGGACAGATTACTTGCAGCGACAAGCCCATCAGCTCAATGTTAATGATGAAAGGTTCGCTGTCGATATTTGTGAGCCAATTTATCAGCAACTTTTTTTCAGGCAAAAGAATGCTTATTGGATGTTTGCAGAGGCAATAAAGTTGCATGGACTCACTGCTGACCAGAGTTACTTTAGTCGCGGACTTGATTATATTGACCTTGCAGTGCACACAGCAGAGACACTGATGCAAGGTATGCTTAATCGCAGTGGCGAGCCCATCGTGGTTACTCATCAGAGCCAGCAGCTAAGCTTGCCCTATTGGCAGCTCAATAAGCGTATTGGCTGGCTAGATTGGAGCAACTATCTTTGTCAAGCGATATCGAGGCGAGCCCACAGCAGTGTTGATTTGTTGATGAAGTTTACCCCACAAATGGCGGCCGAGTACACCAGTGAGCCTAGGGAGTACACCGCATTTTATGTGCGTTATCTGCAGGGGATGCTTGATCCTGCAGCGGACCATGATGCTTTGCAGCAGGAGTTTACCGAGGTTCACGCCCGCGAGTTTCACTTAAGGTTCAGAGCGGCATTAGCACCGTTTTACTGCCTGGCTAAAGAAGATGAAGCAGGCTTTGAAGCGGCTATTTTGCACGGCAGTAAGATACATCGGGCCTATGTGAAAAAGGTGAGTAATAAGATGGATATGGATCCCTTGGGATTTTATCCACCGCAATTAATTGCCGCCGCCAGTTTAGCTTATGATCGCCATGGCTGGAGGCTACAACATAAAAACGACTACCTTCCTGAATGGTGGATTTACAATACTTTTACCGCGCCAGAGTTAGCGGAGAAAGGATAA
- a CDS encoding ribose-phosphate pyrophosphokinase: protein MPDIKLFTGNATPNLAKKIADRLFCKLGDAVVGRFSDGEISVQINENVRGADVFIIQSTCAPTNDNLMELIVMVDALRRASAGRITAVIPYFGYARQDRRVRSARVPITAKVVADFLSSVGVDRVLTCDLHAEQIQGFFDVPVDNVFGSPVLLEDMLAKKLDNPVVVSPDIGGVVRARAVAKLLDDSDLAIIDKRRPMANVAQVMHIIGDVQGRDCIIVDDMIDTGGTLCKAAEALKEHGANRVFAYATHPVFSGKAAENIANSVIDEVIVTDTVPLSDEMLAVSKVTQLTMSGVLAEAIRRVSNEESISAMFSH from the coding sequence GTGCCCGACATCAAGCTCTTTACTGGTAACGCTACCCCTAATCTAGCCAAAAAGATCGCCGACCGTCTATTTTGCAAACTTGGAGATGCCGTTGTAGGCCGTTTCAGCGACGGTGAAATCAGCGTTCAGATCAACGAAAATGTACGTGGCGCGGATGTCTTCATCATCCAATCTACTTGTGCACCGACAAACGATAACCTAATGGAACTCATAGTGATGGTCGACGCCTTGCGCCGCGCCTCCGCTGGCCGCATTACTGCGGTAATCCCGTATTTTGGTTACGCCCGTCAAGACCGTCGCGTTCGTAGTGCCCGTGTGCCTATCACAGCTAAAGTGGTTGCCGATTTCCTTTCAAGCGTGGGTGTAGACAGAGTATTAACCTGTGACTTACACGCTGAACAAATTCAAGGTTTCTTCGATGTGCCAGTAGATAACGTATTCGGTAGCCCAGTGCTATTAGAAGACATGCTAGCCAAGAAGCTTGATAACCCTGTGGTTGTCTCTCCTGACATCGGCGGCGTAGTGCGCGCTCGCGCGGTTGCTAAGTTACTTGATGACTCAGATCTTGCCATCATAGACAAACGTCGCCCTATGGCGAACGTGGCTCAAGTCATGCACATCATTGGTGATGTACAAGGCCGTGACTGCATCATAGTCGATGACATGATTGACACTGGTGGCACACTTTGTAAGGCAGCAGAAGCCTTAAAAGAGCACGGTGCTAACCGCGTATTCGCTTACGCCACTCACCCAGTGTTTTCTGGCAAAGCGGCTGAAAACATCGCCAACTCAGTGATCGATGAAGTGATAGTAACCGACACTGTGCCATTAAGTGATGAGATGCTCGCCGTCAGCAAAGTCACTCAGTTGACTATGTCAGGCGTACTTGCAGAAGCCATCCGCCGCGTCAGCAACGAAGAATCAATCTCGGCCATGTTTAGTCACTAA
- the ispE gene encoding 4-(cytidine 5'-diphospho)-2-C-methyl-D-erythritol kinase: MRPPISKSWPAPAKLNLFLHVTGQRDDGYHELQTLFQFIDHCDYLDFQVNLCGEIKLHSELSKVVADKDNLILQAAKSLQKHAGVTQGADIWLEKLLPMGGGLGGGSSDAATTLVALNALWNINYHVDILAEIGLKLGADVPVFIHGLASFAEGVGEQLKPVLPAEKWYLVLVPNVHVSTQAIFQSPELTRNTPKLSLSNLMSQHWSNDCEKLVIAHYPQVANALSWLVEYAPSRMTGTGACVFGEFEQEQQALAVLAELPPNMTGFVAKGMNRSPLLERLANA, encoded by the coding sequence ATGAGACCCCCAATTTCAAAGAGTTGGCCAGCTCCTGCTAAACTGAATCTGTTTTTGCATGTCACAGGCCAAAGAGACGATGGTTATCACGAGTTGCAAACCTTGTTTCAATTTATCGATCACTGCGACTATTTAGACTTTCAAGTGAATCTTTGCGGTGAAATTAAGCTGCACAGCGAATTATCCAAAGTTGTCGCTGATAAAGATAACTTAATTCTTCAAGCCGCAAAATCCTTACAAAAACACGCAGGTGTCACCCAAGGCGCCGACATTTGGCTGGAAAAATTATTGCCTATGGGCGGTGGTTTAGGCGGCGGTTCGTCCGATGCGGCCACCACATTAGTGGCCTTAAACGCCCTGTGGAATATTAATTACCATGTGGATATCCTGGCCGAAATCGGCCTCAAATTAGGCGCGGATGTCCCTGTTTTTATTCATGGTTTAGCTTCTTTTGCTGAGGGCGTTGGCGAACAACTTAAGCCGGTATTACCGGCTGAGAAATGGTACCTAGTACTAGTGCCCAATGTGCATGTGTCGACTCAAGCCATCTTCCAATCGCCCGAGTTAACCCGTAATACCCCAAAGCTTTCGTTAAGCAATTTAATGAGCCAACACTGGTCAAATGACTGTGAAAAACTCGTGATAGCGCACTACCCTCAAGTTGCCAATGCCTTAAGCTGGCTGGTAGAATATGCGCCGTCAAGAATGACCGGAACGGGCGCATGCGTGTTCGGGGAATTTGAACAAGAACAGCAAGCCTTAGCTGTTTTGGCAGAATTACCGCCGAACATGACAGGTTTTGTTGCCAAAGGCATGAATAGATCGCCGTTGTTAGAGCGACTCGCTAACGCCTAA
- the lolB gene encoding lipoprotein insertase outer membrane protein LolB, whose amino-acid sequence MPVNLNHTLLLCLLVAASLLSGCSSTLGEQYQTLNVSQSKQAKAWELQGKIAVKSPTDKFSTNLYWFHLGEENQLSLTTMLGTTVLTLNSKPGLARLEVDGKEYVDSNPQDLLEAVSGWSIPLDNLPLWITGQVGVNDEISAYHDDGLIKSLISPAPEHNWQVSFLSWQQQSGASVPKQIKIERAGVQVRIQINRWQALKTQQ is encoded by the coding sequence ATGCCCGTTAATTTAAATCATACTCTTCTGCTCTGCCTGCTCGTTGCTGCAAGCCTATTATCAGGCTGTTCCAGCACCTTAGGCGAGCAATACCAAACCTTAAACGTGAGCCAAAGCAAGCAGGCTAAGGCGTGGGAGTTGCAAGGTAAGATTGCGGTAAAATCCCCCACAGACAAATTCAGCACCAACCTTTATTGGTTTCATCTAGGTGAAGAAAATCAACTGAGCTTAACCACTATGCTTGGCACCACAGTGCTAACACTCAACAGTAAGCCAGGCCTTGCAAGACTCGAAGTCGACGGTAAAGAATATGTGGACAGCAATCCCCAGGACTTATTAGAAGCCGTCAGTGGTTGGTCTATTCCCTTAGATAACTTACCCTTATGGATCACAGGTCAAGTGGGGGTTAATGATGAAATCAGCGCCTATCATGACGATGGTTTGATTAAGAGCTTGATAAGCCCAGCCCCTGAGCACAACTGGCAAGTGAGCTTTTTAAGCTGGCAGCAACAAAGCGGCGCCAGCGTGCCTAAGCAAATTAAAATTGAGCGTGCAGGCGTACAAGTAAGAATTCAGATAAATCGCTGGCAAGCGCTCAAAACTCAGCAATAA